A region of the Mesoterricola sediminis genome:
GACCCGGGACCTCCGCTACCACCCGCACGCCCATGCCCTGGTCTCCGCCGGCGGCATCGCCTTGGACGGGAGCCGGTGGGTCCCGACCTCCCAGAAATTCCTGTTCCACGTCCATCGCCTGGGCGCCCTGTTCAAGGGCAAGTTCATGGCCCTACTGCGCGAGGCTCAGGAGCGGGGCGAACTGGGCCTGACGGGGGTGGCCTTCAATGTGCTCATGGCAAGGCTCGCCAAGCGGAAGTGGGTGGTCTATGCCAAGCGCCCCTACCGGGAGGCCTGGCACGCCCTCGCCTACCTGGGCCGCTACGTTCACCGGGTGGGGATCTCCAATTCGAGACTCCTCGAGGTTGCCGATGGCCAGGTGACTTTCCGGACCAAGGGCAAGGCCACGGCCACCCTGCCGGAGGTGGCCTTCCTACGCCGGTTCCTGCTCCATGTGCTTCCGGAGCAGTTCACCAAGGTCAGGCACTACGGCCTATACGCCTCGCCCAAGCTGCTGGAGAAGGCCAAGGCCCACCTCGGCGACCAGGCCATCCCGGACCTCTGGCGAAAGCCCGCTCCCGACGATGGCGTGGAGGATCGGCTCATCGCCATCGTCGAATGCCGGGACATGCTGTGCCCCGACTGTGGCTCGATGATGGCCCGCAAGCACCTGCCCAGGCCGCGGGCGCCACCCGAGGGGACACCAGCATGACTGCCGTCCCTACTGCGCCCATCACCACCATCCCGTGCCTGGCGTCCCTGCCCGGATTGGGAAG
Encoded here:
- a CDS encoding IS91 family transposase translates to MAYSRPRFDIADIVRRHLPELEADASLGHRQTKVLRAISRCRTAAMGGHVDVCPDCGREHPSYNSCGNRHCPKCQNLAQEKWIEARARRLLAAAHFHLVFTEPSELRPIAMSHARLLHGILFQAASATLLELGHTHLEATLGVTFVLHTWTRDLRYHPHAHALVSAGGIALDGSRWVPTSQKFLFHVHRLGALFKGKFMALLREAQERGELGLTGVAFNVLMARLAKRKWVVYAKRPYREAWHALAYLGRYVHRVGISNSRLLEVADGQVTFRTKGKATATLPEVAFLRRFLLHVLPEQFTKVRHYGLYASPKLLEKAKAHLGDQAIPDLWRKPAPDDGVEDRLIAIVECRDMLCPDCGSMMARKHLPRPRAPPEGTPA